From the genome of Nasonia vitripennis strain AsymCx chromosome 1, Nvit_psr_1.1, whole genome shotgun sequence, one region includes:
- the LOC100121906 gene encoding WD repeat domain phosphoinositide-interacting protein 2 isoform X1, translated as MQNLARNVDALTQGLKYSISGLMNLAQATDPENAVFFVNFNQDCSSLAVGSKAGYKIFSLSSVDHLEKIFENGECASRPQNEDVCIIERLFNSSLIAVVSASSPRKLKVCHFRKGTEICNYSYSNTVLAVKLNRARLVVCLEESLYIHNIRDMQVLHTIRDTPPNLAGLCSLSINSDTSYLAYPGSNTIGEVQIFDAMNLQAKTMIPAHDSPLAALAFSPNGTKVATASEKGTVIRVFHVNDGTKLFEFRRGVKRCVTISSLAFSIDSIFLCCSSNTETVHIFKLEEPREVPQQQPDEAQSWMGYLTKAVSASANYLPSQVTDVFNQGRAFASVHLPFQGLKNVCAIATIQKVLRLLVASADGYLYVYNLDTSEGGDCPLFKQHRLDGKQDEVDCASVSAAGSCSGESSAQTAPQTVQNTACINSYAGALRGRSPDSMSGTESEKYHEIIAATESPPKGDGTFRLDDDAEFPPVTQRTD; from the exons ATGCAAAATCTCGCCCGCAACGTGGACGCGCTGACGCAAGGCCTCAAGTACAGCATATCCGGACTCATGAACCTCGCGCAGGCTACCGATCCTGAGAACGCTGTGTTCTTCGTCAATTTCAACCAGGACTGCTC GTCGTTAGCCGTTGGATCGAAGGCGGGCTACAAAATCTTCTCACTCAGCTCCGTCGATCATCTCGAGAAGATCTTCGAAAACGGTGAGTGTGCATCGAGGCCAC AAAACGAAGATGTATGCATTATTGAGCGATTGTTCAACAGCAGCCTCATTGCTGTGGTCAGCGCATCATCCCCCCGTAAACTGAAAGTCTGCCACTTCCGGAAGGGCACTGAAATATGTAACTACAGCTACTCCAATACCGTACTTGCTGTGAAGCTGAACAGAGCT AGACTAGTAGTATGCTTGGAGGAGTCGCTGTATATTCACAACATAAGGGATATGCAGGTGCTGCACACCATACGTGACACACCACCCAATCTGGCTGGCCTTTGCTCATTATCCATCAACAGTGACACCAGTTACTTGGCTTATCCAGGTTCCAATACCATTGGTGAAGTCCAGATATTCGATGCCATGAATCTT CAAGCAAAAACAATGATTCCAGCACACGACAGCCCATTGGCTGCTCTTGCATTCAGCCCTAATGGAACAAAAGTGGCAACAGCCTCTGAAAAAGGCACTGTAATCAGAGTTTTCCAC GTTAATGATGGAACAAAGCTCTTTGAATTTCGGCGAGGAGTAAAAAGATGCGTGACCATCAGCAGTCTAGCTTTCAGTATAGATTCTATATTTTTGTGCTGCTCTAGTAATACCGAAACAGTTCATATATTCAAATTGGAAGAGCCAAGAGAAGT TCCACAACAGCAGCCAGACGAAGCTCAAAGTTGGATGGGATACCTCACAAAGGCTGTGTCTGCTTCTGCAAATTACTTGCCTTCGCAGGTCACAGATGTGTTCAATCAAGGAAGGGCTTTTGCTAGTGTGCACTTACCTTTCCAGGGACTCAAAAATGTTTGTGCCATTGCCAC AATTCAAAAGGTGCTCAGGTTGCTAGTAGCAAGTGCCGATGGCTACCTTTACGTTTATAACCTTGATACTAGTGAAGGGGGAGATTGCCCTTTGTTCAAACAACATAG GTTAGATGGTAAACAAGATGAAGTTGACTGTGCTAGTGTTTCGGCTGCTGGATCATGCTCAGGTGAATCCTCAGCTCAGACCGCACCGCAAACTGTGCAGAACACAG CCTGCATAAATAGCTACGCGGGTGCGTTGCGCGGCCGCTCGCCAGACTCCATGTCAGGTACTG AGTCTGAGAAGTACCACGAGATCATTGCGGCAACGGAGAGTCCGCCGAAGGGCGATGGCACCTTCCGGCTGGACGACGACGCCGAGTTTCCACCGGTAACTCAGCGCACCGACTGA
- the LOC100121906 gene encoding WD repeat domain phosphoinositide-interacting protein 2 isoform X3: MQNLARNVDALTQGLKYSISGLMNLAQATDPENAVFFVNFNQDCSSLAVGSKAGYKIFSLSSVDHLEKIFENENEDVCIIERLFNSSLIAVVSASSPRKLKVCHFRKGTEICNYSYSNTVLAVKLNRARLVVCLEESLYIHNIRDMQVLHTIRDTPPNLAGLCSLSINSDTSYLAYPGSNTIGEVQIFDAMNLQAKTMIPAHDSPLAALAFSPNGTKVATASEKGTVIRVFHVNDGTKLFEFRRGVKRCVTISSLAFSIDSIFLCCSSNTETVHIFKLEEPREVPQQQPDEAQSWMGYLTKAVSASANYLPSQVTDVFNQGRAFASVHLPFQGLKNVCAIATIQKVLRLLVASADGYLYVYNLDTSEGGDCPLFKQHRLDGKQDEVDCASVSAAGSCSGESSAQTAPQTVQNTACINSYAGALRGRSPDSMSGTESEKYHEIIAATESPPKGDGTFRLDDDAEFPPVTQRTD; the protein is encoded by the exons ATGCAAAATCTCGCCCGCAACGTGGACGCGCTGACGCAAGGCCTCAAGTACAGCATATCCGGACTCATGAACCTCGCGCAGGCTACCGATCCTGAGAACGCTGTGTTCTTCGTCAATTTCAACCAGGACTGCTC GTCGTTAGCCGTTGGATCGAAGGCGGGCTACAAAATCTTCTCACTCAGCTCCGTCGATCATCTCGAGAAGATCTTCGAAAACG AAAACGAAGATGTATGCATTATTGAGCGATTGTTCAACAGCAGCCTCATTGCTGTGGTCAGCGCATCATCCCCCCGTAAACTGAAAGTCTGCCACTTCCGGAAGGGCACTGAAATATGTAACTACAGCTACTCCAATACCGTACTTGCTGTGAAGCTGAACAGAGCT AGACTAGTAGTATGCTTGGAGGAGTCGCTGTATATTCACAACATAAGGGATATGCAGGTGCTGCACACCATACGTGACACACCACCCAATCTGGCTGGCCTTTGCTCATTATCCATCAACAGTGACACCAGTTACTTGGCTTATCCAGGTTCCAATACCATTGGTGAAGTCCAGATATTCGATGCCATGAATCTT CAAGCAAAAACAATGATTCCAGCACACGACAGCCCATTGGCTGCTCTTGCATTCAGCCCTAATGGAACAAAAGTGGCAACAGCCTCTGAAAAAGGCACTGTAATCAGAGTTTTCCAC GTTAATGATGGAACAAAGCTCTTTGAATTTCGGCGAGGAGTAAAAAGATGCGTGACCATCAGCAGTCTAGCTTTCAGTATAGATTCTATATTTTTGTGCTGCTCTAGTAATACCGAAACAGTTCATATATTCAAATTGGAAGAGCCAAGAGAAGT TCCACAACAGCAGCCAGACGAAGCTCAAAGTTGGATGGGATACCTCACAAAGGCTGTGTCTGCTTCTGCAAATTACTTGCCTTCGCAGGTCACAGATGTGTTCAATCAAGGAAGGGCTTTTGCTAGTGTGCACTTACCTTTCCAGGGACTCAAAAATGTTTGTGCCATTGCCAC AATTCAAAAGGTGCTCAGGTTGCTAGTAGCAAGTGCCGATGGCTACCTTTACGTTTATAACCTTGATACTAGTGAAGGGGGAGATTGCCCTTTGTTCAAACAACATAG GTTAGATGGTAAACAAGATGAAGTTGACTGTGCTAGTGTTTCGGCTGCTGGATCATGCTCAGGTGAATCCTCAGCTCAGACCGCACCGCAAACTGTGCAGAACACAG CCTGCATAAATAGCTACGCGGGTGCGTTGCGCGGCCGCTCGCCAGACTCCATGTCAGGTACTG AGTCTGAGAAGTACCACGAGATCATTGCGGCAACGGAGAGTCCGCCGAAGGGCGATGGCACCTTCCGGCTGGACGACGACGCCGAGTTTCCACCGGTAACTCAGCGCACCGACTGA
- the LOC100121906 gene encoding WD repeat domain phosphoinositide-interacting protein 2 isoform X4 has translation MQNLARNVDALTQGLKYSISGLMNLAQATDPENAVFFVNFNQDCSSLAVGSKAGYKIFSLSSVDHLEKIFENENEDVCIIERLFNSSLIAVVSASSPRKLKVCHFRKGTEICNYSYSNTVLAVKLNRARLVVCLEESLYIHNIRDMQVLHTIRDTPPNLAGLCSLSINSDTSYLAYPGSNTIGEVQIFDAMNLQAKTMIPAHDSPLAALAFSPNGTKVATASEKGTVIRVFHVNDGTKLFEFRRGVKRCVTISSLAFSIDSIFLCCSSNTETVHIFKLEEPREVPQQQPDEAQSWMGYLTKAVSASANYLPSQVTDVFNQGRAFASVHLPFQGLKNVCAIATIQKVLRLLVASADGYLYVYNLDTSEGGDCPLFKQHRLDGKQDEVDCASVSAAGSCSGESSAQTAPQTVQNTACINSYAGALRGRSPDSMSESEKYHEIIAATESPPKGDGTFRLDDDAEFPPVTQRTD, from the exons ATGCAAAATCTCGCCCGCAACGTGGACGCGCTGACGCAAGGCCTCAAGTACAGCATATCCGGACTCATGAACCTCGCGCAGGCTACCGATCCTGAGAACGCTGTGTTCTTCGTCAATTTCAACCAGGACTGCTC GTCGTTAGCCGTTGGATCGAAGGCGGGCTACAAAATCTTCTCACTCAGCTCCGTCGATCATCTCGAGAAGATCTTCGAAAACG AAAACGAAGATGTATGCATTATTGAGCGATTGTTCAACAGCAGCCTCATTGCTGTGGTCAGCGCATCATCCCCCCGTAAACTGAAAGTCTGCCACTTCCGGAAGGGCACTGAAATATGTAACTACAGCTACTCCAATACCGTACTTGCTGTGAAGCTGAACAGAGCT AGACTAGTAGTATGCTTGGAGGAGTCGCTGTATATTCACAACATAAGGGATATGCAGGTGCTGCACACCATACGTGACACACCACCCAATCTGGCTGGCCTTTGCTCATTATCCATCAACAGTGACACCAGTTACTTGGCTTATCCAGGTTCCAATACCATTGGTGAAGTCCAGATATTCGATGCCATGAATCTT CAAGCAAAAACAATGATTCCAGCACACGACAGCCCATTGGCTGCTCTTGCATTCAGCCCTAATGGAACAAAAGTGGCAACAGCCTCTGAAAAAGGCACTGTAATCAGAGTTTTCCAC GTTAATGATGGAACAAAGCTCTTTGAATTTCGGCGAGGAGTAAAAAGATGCGTGACCATCAGCAGTCTAGCTTTCAGTATAGATTCTATATTTTTGTGCTGCTCTAGTAATACCGAAACAGTTCATATATTCAAATTGGAAGAGCCAAGAGAAGT TCCACAACAGCAGCCAGACGAAGCTCAAAGTTGGATGGGATACCTCACAAAGGCTGTGTCTGCTTCTGCAAATTACTTGCCTTCGCAGGTCACAGATGTGTTCAATCAAGGAAGGGCTTTTGCTAGTGTGCACTTACCTTTCCAGGGACTCAAAAATGTTTGTGCCATTGCCAC AATTCAAAAGGTGCTCAGGTTGCTAGTAGCAAGTGCCGATGGCTACCTTTACGTTTATAACCTTGATACTAGTGAAGGGGGAGATTGCCCTTTGTTCAAACAACATAG GTTAGATGGTAAACAAGATGAAGTTGACTGTGCTAGTGTTTCGGCTGCTGGATCATGCTCAGGTGAATCCTCAGCTCAGACCGCACCGCAAACTGTGCAGAACACAG CCTGCATAAATAGCTACGCGGGTGCGTTGCGCGGCCGCTCGCCAGACTCCATGTCAG AGTCTGAGAAGTACCACGAGATCATTGCGGCAACGGAGAGTCCGCCGAAGGGCGATGGCACCTTCCGGCTGGACGACGACGCCGAGTTTCCACCGGTAACTCAGCGCACCGACTGA
- the LOC100121906 gene encoding WD repeat domain phosphoinositide-interacting protein 2 isoform X6, whose protein sequence is MQNLARNVDALTQGLKYSISGLMNLAQATDPENAVFFVNFNQDCSSLAVGSKAGYKIFSLSSVDHLEKIFENENEDVCIIERLFNSSLIAVVSASSPRKLKVCHFRKGTEICNYSYSNTVLAVKLNRARLVVCLEESLYIHNIRDMQVLHTIRDTPPNLAGLCSLSINSDTSYLAYPGSNTIGEVQIFDAMNLQAKTMIPAHDSPLAALAFSPNGTKVATASEKGTVIRVFHVNDGTKLFEFRRGVKRCVTISSLAFSIDSIFLCCSSNTETVHIFKLEEPREVPQQQPDEAQSWMGYLTKAVSASANYLPSQVTDVFNQGRAFASVHLPFQGLKNVCAIATIQKVLRLLVASADGYLYVYNLDTSEGGDCPLFKQHRLDGKQDEVDCASVSAAGSCSGESSAQTAPQTVQNTESEKYHEIIAATESPPKGDGTFRLDDDAEFPPVTQRTD, encoded by the exons ATGCAAAATCTCGCCCGCAACGTGGACGCGCTGACGCAAGGCCTCAAGTACAGCATATCCGGACTCATGAACCTCGCGCAGGCTACCGATCCTGAGAACGCTGTGTTCTTCGTCAATTTCAACCAGGACTGCTC GTCGTTAGCCGTTGGATCGAAGGCGGGCTACAAAATCTTCTCACTCAGCTCCGTCGATCATCTCGAGAAGATCTTCGAAAACG AAAACGAAGATGTATGCATTATTGAGCGATTGTTCAACAGCAGCCTCATTGCTGTGGTCAGCGCATCATCCCCCCGTAAACTGAAAGTCTGCCACTTCCGGAAGGGCACTGAAATATGTAACTACAGCTACTCCAATACCGTACTTGCTGTGAAGCTGAACAGAGCT AGACTAGTAGTATGCTTGGAGGAGTCGCTGTATATTCACAACATAAGGGATATGCAGGTGCTGCACACCATACGTGACACACCACCCAATCTGGCTGGCCTTTGCTCATTATCCATCAACAGTGACACCAGTTACTTGGCTTATCCAGGTTCCAATACCATTGGTGAAGTCCAGATATTCGATGCCATGAATCTT CAAGCAAAAACAATGATTCCAGCACACGACAGCCCATTGGCTGCTCTTGCATTCAGCCCTAATGGAACAAAAGTGGCAACAGCCTCTGAAAAAGGCACTGTAATCAGAGTTTTCCAC GTTAATGATGGAACAAAGCTCTTTGAATTTCGGCGAGGAGTAAAAAGATGCGTGACCATCAGCAGTCTAGCTTTCAGTATAGATTCTATATTTTTGTGCTGCTCTAGTAATACCGAAACAGTTCATATATTCAAATTGGAAGAGCCAAGAGAAGT TCCACAACAGCAGCCAGACGAAGCTCAAAGTTGGATGGGATACCTCACAAAGGCTGTGTCTGCTTCTGCAAATTACTTGCCTTCGCAGGTCACAGATGTGTTCAATCAAGGAAGGGCTTTTGCTAGTGTGCACTTACCTTTCCAGGGACTCAAAAATGTTTGTGCCATTGCCAC AATTCAAAAGGTGCTCAGGTTGCTAGTAGCAAGTGCCGATGGCTACCTTTACGTTTATAACCTTGATACTAGTGAAGGGGGAGATTGCCCTTTGTTCAAACAACATAG GTTAGATGGTAAACAAGATGAAGTTGACTGTGCTAGTGTTTCGGCTGCTGGATCATGCTCAGGTGAATCCTCAGCTCAGACCGCACCGCAAACTGTGCAGAACACAG AGTCTGAGAAGTACCACGAGATCATTGCGGCAACGGAGAGTCCGCCGAAGGGCGATGGCACCTTCCGGCTGGACGACGACGCCGAGTTTCCACCGGTAACTCAGCGCACCGACTGA
- the LOC100121906 gene encoding WD repeat domain phosphoinositide-interacting protein 2 isoform X5, whose protein sequence is MQNLARNVDALTQGLKYSISGLMNLAQATDPENAVFFVNFNQDCSSLAVGSKAGYKIFSLSSVDHLEKIFENGECASRPQNEDVCIIERLFNSSLIAVVSASSPRKLKVCHFRKGTEICNYSYSNTVLAVKLNRARLVVCLEESLYIHNIRDMQVLHTIRDTPPNLAGLCSLSINSDTSYLAYPGSNTIGEVQIFDAMNLQAKTMIPAHDSPLAALAFSPNGTKVATASEKGTVIRVFHVNDGTKLFEFRRGVKRCVTISSLAFSIDSIFLCCSSNTETVHIFKLEEPREVPQQQPDEAQSWMGYLTKAVSASANYLPSQVTDVFNQGRAFASVHLPFQGLKNVCAIATIQKVLRLLVASADGYLYVYNLDTSEGGDCPLFKQHRLDGKQDEVDCASVSAAGSCSGESSAQTAPQTVQNTESEKYHEIIAATESPPKGDGTFRLDDDAEFPPVTQRTD, encoded by the exons ATGCAAAATCTCGCCCGCAACGTGGACGCGCTGACGCAAGGCCTCAAGTACAGCATATCCGGACTCATGAACCTCGCGCAGGCTACCGATCCTGAGAACGCTGTGTTCTTCGTCAATTTCAACCAGGACTGCTC GTCGTTAGCCGTTGGATCGAAGGCGGGCTACAAAATCTTCTCACTCAGCTCCGTCGATCATCTCGAGAAGATCTTCGAAAACGGTGAGTGTGCATCGAGGCCAC AAAACGAAGATGTATGCATTATTGAGCGATTGTTCAACAGCAGCCTCATTGCTGTGGTCAGCGCATCATCCCCCCGTAAACTGAAAGTCTGCCACTTCCGGAAGGGCACTGAAATATGTAACTACAGCTACTCCAATACCGTACTTGCTGTGAAGCTGAACAGAGCT AGACTAGTAGTATGCTTGGAGGAGTCGCTGTATATTCACAACATAAGGGATATGCAGGTGCTGCACACCATACGTGACACACCACCCAATCTGGCTGGCCTTTGCTCATTATCCATCAACAGTGACACCAGTTACTTGGCTTATCCAGGTTCCAATACCATTGGTGAAGTCCAGATATTCGATGCCATGAATCTT CAAGCAAAAACAATGATTCCAGCACACGACAGCCCATTGGCTGCTCTTGCATTCAGCCCTAATGGAACAAAAGTGGCAACAGCCTCTGAAAAAGGCACTGTAATCAGAGTTTTCCAC GTTAATGATGGAACAAAGCTCTTTGAATTTCGGCGAGGAGTAAAAAGATGCGTGACCATCAGCAGTCTAGCTTTCAGTATAGATTCTATATTTTTGTGCTGCTCTAGTAATACCGAAACAGTTCATATATTCAAATTGGAAGAGCCAAGAGAAGT TCCACAACAGCAGCCAGACGAAGCTCAAAGTTGGATGGGATACCTCACAAAGGCTGTGTCTGCTTCTGCAAATTACTTGCCTTCGCAGGTCACAGATGTGTTCAATCAAGGAAGGGCTTTTGCTAGTGTGCACTTACCTTTCCAGGGACTCAAAAATGTTTGTGCCATTGCCAC AATTCAAAAGGTGCTCAGGTTGCTAGTAGCAAGTGCCGATGGCTACCTTTACGTTTATAACCTTGATACTAGTGAAGGGGGAGATTGCCCTTTGTTCAAACAACATAG GTTAGATGGTAAACAAGATGAAGTTGACTGTGCTAGTGTTTCGGCTGCTGGATCATGCTCAGGTGAATCCTCAGCTCAGACCGCACCGCAAACTGTGCAGAACACAG AGTCTGAGAAGTACCACGAGATCATTGCGGCAACGGAGAGTCCGCCGAAGGGCGATGGCACCTTCCGGCTGGACGACGACGCCGAGTTTCCACCGGTAACTCAGCGCACCGACTGA
- the LOC100121906 gene encoding WD repeat domain phosphoinositide-interacting protein 2 isoform X2, which yields MQNLARNVDALTQGLKYSISGLMNLAQATDPENAVFFVNFNQDCSSLAVGSKAGYKIFSLSSVDHLEKIFENGECASRPQNEDVCIIERLFNSSLIAVVSASSPRKLKVCHFRKGTEICNYSYSNTVLAVKLNRARLVVCLEESLYIHNIRDMQVLHTIRDTPPNLAGLCSLSINSDTSYLAYPGSNTIGEVQIFDAMNLQAKTMIPAHDSPLAALAFSPNGTKVATASEKGTVIRVFHVNDGTKLFEFRRGVKRCVTISSLAFSIDSIFLCCSSNTETVHIFKLEEPREVPQQQPDEAQSWMGYLTKAVSASANYLPSQVTDVFNQGRAFASVHLPFQGLKNVCAIATIQKVLRLLVASADGYLYVYNLDTSEGGDCPLFKQHRLDGKQDEVDCASVSAAGSCSGESSAQTAPQTVQNTACINSYAGALRGRSPDSMSESEKYHEIIAATESPPKGDGTFRLDDDAEFPPVTQRTD from the exons ATGCAAAATCTCGCCCGCAACGTGGACGCGCTGACGCAAGGCCTCAAGTACAGCATATCCGGACTCATGAACCTCGCGCAGGCTACCGATCCTGAGAACGCTGTGTTCTTCGTCAATTTCAACCAGGACTGCTC GTCGTTAGCCGTTGGATCGAAGGCGGGCTACAAAATCTTCTCACTCAGCTCCGTCGATCATCTCGAGAAGATCTTCGAAAACGGTGAGTGTGCATCGAGGCCAC AAAACGAAGATGTATGCATTATTGAGCGATTGTTCAACAGCAGCCTCATTGCTGTGGTCAGCGCATCATCCCCCCGTAAACTGAAAGTCTGCCACTTCCGGAAGGGCACTGAAATATGTAACTACAGCTACTCCAATACCGTACTTGCTGTGAAGCTGAACAGAGCT AGACTAGTAGTATGCTTGGAGGAGTCGCTGTATATTCACAACATAAGGGATATGCAGGTGCTGCACACCATACGTGACACACCACCCAATCTGGCTGGCCTTTGCTCATTATCCATCAACAGTGACACCAGTTACTTGGCTTATCCAGGTTCCAATACCATTGGTGAAGTCCAGATATTCGATGCCATGAATCTT CAAGCAAAAACAATGATTCCAGCACACGACAGCCCATTGGCTGCTCTTGCATTCAGCCCTAATGGAACAAAAGTGGCAACAGCCTCTGAAAAAGGCACTGTAATCAGAGTTTTCCAC GTTAATGATGGAACAAAGCTCTTTGAATTTCGGCGAGGAGTAAAAAGATGCGTGACCATCAGCAGTCTAGCTTTCAGTATAGATTCTATATTTTTGTGCTGCTCTAGTAATACCGAAACAGTTCATATATTCAAATTGGAAGAGCCAAGAGAAGT TCCACAACAGCAGCCAGACGAAGCTCAAAGTTGGATGGGATACCTCACAAAGGCTGTGTCTGCTTCTGCAAATTACTTGCCTTCGCAGGTCACAGATGTGTTCAATCAAGGAAGGGCTTTTGCTAGTGTGCACTTACCTTTCCAGGGACTCAAAAATGTTTGTGCCATTGCCAC AATTCAAAAGGTGCTCAGGTTGCTAGTAGCAAGTGCCGATGGCTACCTTTACGTTTATAACCTTGATACTAGTGAAGGGGGAGATTGCCCTTTGTTCAAACAACATAG GTTAGATGGTAAACAAGATGAAGTTGACTGTGCTAGTGTTTCGGCTGCTGGATCATGCTCAGGTGAATCCTCAGCTCAGACCGCACCGCAAACTGTGCAGAACACAG CCTGCATAAATAGCTACGCGGGTGCGTTGCGCGGCCGCTCGCCAGACTCCATGTCAG AGTCTGAGAAGTACCACGAGATCATTGCGGCAACGGAGAGTCCGCCGAAGGGCGATGGCACCTTCCGGCTGGACGACGACGCCGAGTTTCCACCGGTAACTCAGCGCACCGACTGA
- the LOC100121906 gene encoding WD repeat domain phosphoinositide-interacting protein 2 isoform X8, translated as MQNLARNVDALTQGLKYSISGLMNLAQATDPENAVFFVNFNQDCSSLAVGSKAGYKIFSLSSVDHLEKIFENENEDVCIIERLFNSSLIAVVSASSPRKLKVCHFRKGTEICNYSYSNTVLAVKLNRARLVVCLEESLYIHNIRDMQVLHTIRDTPPNLAGLCSLSINSDTSYLAYPGSNTIGEVQIFDAMNLQAKTMIPAHDSPLAALAFSPNGTKVATASEKGTVIRVFHVNDGTKLFEFRRGVKRCVTISSLAFSIDSIFLCCSSNTETVHIFKLEEPREVPQQQPDEAQSWMGYLTKAVSASANYLPSQVTDVFNQGRAFASVHLPFQGLKNVCAIATIQKVLRLLVASADGYLYVYNLDTSEGGDCPLFKQHRFVDDLDYYGYYRVYTDSDW; from the exons ATGCAAAATCTCGCCCGCAACGTGGACGCGCTGACGCAAGGCCTCAAGTACAGCATATCCGGACTCATGAACCTCGCGCAGGCTACCGATCCTGAGAACGCTGTGTTCTTCGTCAATTTCAACCAGGACTGCTC GTCGTTAGCCGTTGGATCGAAGGCGGGCTACAAAATCTTCTCACTCAGCTCCGTCGATCATCTCGAGAAGATCTTCGAAAACG AAAACGAAGATGTATGCATTATTGAGCGATTGTTCAACAGCAGCCTCATTGCTGTGGTCAGCGCATCATCCCCCCGTAAACTGAAAGTCTGCCACTTCCGGAAGGGCACTGAAATATGTAACTACAGCTACTCCAATACCGTACTTGCTGTGAAGCTGAACAGAGCT AGACTAGTAGTATGCTTGGAGGAGTCGCTGTATATTCACAACATAAGGGATATGCAGGTGCTGCACACCATACGTGACACACCACCCAATCTGGCTGGCCTTTGCTCATTATCCATCAACAGTGACACCAGTTACTTGGCTTATCCAGGTTCCAATACCATTGGTGAAGTCCAGATATTCGATGCCATGAATCTT CAAGCAAAAACAATGATTCCAGCACACGACAGCCCATTGGCTGCTCTTGCATTCAGCCCTAATGGAACAAAAGTGGCAACAGCCTCTGAAAAAGGCACTGTAATCAGAGTTTTCCAC GTTAATGATGGAACAAAGCTCTTTGAATTTCGGCGAGGAGTAAAAAGATGCGTGACCATCAGCAGTCTAGCTTTCAGTATAGATTCTATATTTTTGTGCTGCTCTAGTAATACCGAAACAGTTCATATATTCAAATTGGAAGAGCCAAGAGAAGT TCCACAACAGCAGCCAGACGAAGCTCAAAGTTGGATGGGATACCTCACAAAGGCTGTGTCTGCTTCTGCAAATTACTTGCCTTCGCAGGTCACAGATGTGTTCAATCAAGGAAGGGCTTTTGCTAGTGTGCACTTACCTTTCCAGGGACTCAAAAATGTTTGTGCCATTGCCAC AATTCAAAAGGTGCTCAGGTTGCTAGTAGCAAGTGCCGATGGCTACCTTTACGTTTATAACCTTGATACTAGTGAAGGGGGAGATTGCCCTTTGTTCAAACAACATAGGTTTGTTGACGATTTAGATTACTATGGTTACTATCGTGTTTATACAGATAGTGATTGGTAA